A portion of the Oncorhynchus gorbuscha isolate QuinsamMale2020 ecotype Even-year linkage group LG07, OgorEven_v1.0, whole genome shotgun sequence genome contains these proteins:
- the LOC124040053 gene encoding cysteine-rich PDZ-binding protein-like, giving the protein MVCDNCQKKLGRVITPDTWKDGARNTTESGGRKLNENKVLTSKKARFDPYGKPGKSGFGICRICKSSVHQSGSHYCQGCAYKKGICAMCGKKVLDTKNYKQTSV; this is encoded by the exons ATGGTTTGCGACAATT GTCAGAAGAAGCTGGGCAGGGTGATAACTCCAGACACCTGGAAGGATGGAGCAAGGAACACTACAG AGAGCGGTGGGCGGAAGCTGAATGAGAACAAGGTTCTGACATCTAAGAAGGCTAG GTTTGATCCTTATGGGAAGCCAGGAAAGTCGGGCTTTGGCATCTGCCGAATCTGCAAGAGCTCTGTTCACCAATCAGGATCTCACTACTGCCAGGGCTGTGCCTACAAGAAAG gGATCTGTGCCATGTGTGGGAAGAAGGTTCTGGACACCAAGAACTACAAGCAGACCTCCGTCTGA